The following nucleotide sequence is from Raphanus sativus cultivar WK10039 unplaced genomic scaffold, ASM80110v3 Scaffold1692, whole genome shotgun sequence.
TATATGTATAtgattattataattatatggTTTTTGCATGGATAGaatccaaattactaaaaaaataattaatgttttgtatATCTATTAAGCAGAAAGTGATAATATCTAAATGATTATTATAACTGTATGGTTTTTGCATGGATAGaatccaaattactaaaaaaatatttatgttttgtagTTTCTATTCAGATCTGTTCTGTAGAATCTAAAAGCATTTTCACAAAATGAGTCTGTGAGCCAATCCTAGCAACTTCCTCAAGTATGGCAGAGAGGAAACTGAACTTGGAAGCACCTCTTCTTTCAACAAGGCGGATGCAGAAGACATCAGCAGTTTCTGTGCGTAGAAACAAGACATTTGACTTCAGTCATGACTTTAAGACGAATGATGATTCTTCCTCTGTTCCAGTTCTTGTTCCAGATATGGGTTTAGATCACTTCACCGAGTCTGCCTCTGTTCCTTTCACATGGGAGCAAGCCCCTGGGAAATTAAAAGGAAATGATTCCACACCTCAGGAGGAAGTCTTCACACCATGTCCTCCTCCAGGGAAAGCCATTGATAGGAACCTTAGTTCAAAGACTAAACAAgttgatgaagaggaagaagagtcAGAGGATGTGTTCTCTGATGCTCGTGATACACTCTCTCCCAAGGACTCCTTTTCTGTAAACCACAGCATAAGTGGTGTGAGTGAATACGGTGCAACTgctgagaagaagaaaacactAAACCCTTGTGAGGATCCTCAATCACGGGACTTCATGTTGAACCGTTTTTTACCAGCTGCCAAAGCAATGACTATGGAGCAGCCTCACTATGCTTTGAATCGTAAACCATCGAGTTTTATGTCTGAACCGACGTTACAGATAAGAGACTTAGTACCAGTGGAGAAGCGGCAAAATTCTAAAAGGTATGATGAGTGTAGAGTCTCACCTTGTTATGATCACCAAGACACAGATGATAAAGAAagcgaggaggaggaggatggtgAAGTTTCTGAGTATGCTTATATTCCAAGGAGAGGTTGTGGTATGTTGCCACAGTTGTGCTTTAAAGAATCTCTCAGTATGATGAACACTTTTAAAACCAAACACAAGACAACAAGCCATGATGGAGTCAAGTCAAGCAAGGTTTCTCAACTCAGATCTAGGTTCCAATCTGTTAAACAGGTTCCAGCTTCTTCACACTCCTATTCGTTTCTTTTCGATTTTATTATTACACACTCGCTGATAGTTTTGTACCTTTTTCTCCAGCTGGCTATTGATTCAGTTTCGAAGCACAAGCTGAGTCCGGTTCATCCAAGCATGGGGAAGAAGTTCAACTCTGAAACGAACCTAACTTGTCCCGCAAGTAGTAGGTCTTCATCTCCTTACAGACACCCTAGATGTATGTCACCATTTCGCACTACAAACGCCACGTGTTTCCCTGACACTCGTAAGGAAACAGAGAGCCTGAGAGCTAACAGGTTGAACAAGCATATTAGAAGCATGAGCATGTCTCAGGAATTACTCTACCCAAACGGTTCCACCGAGAATTCTCCCAAGAGTACTAGTGACCATCATAGTTCAATCTTTCCAGAGGAATCAGAGAAGGAACCAAACACCTCCTCTTGCAGGTCACCTCTTGCACCACCGTCGCCTAAAAAGCCTTCTGAGTCTTGGCTTTGGCATAATCTGCCATCTCAGATCCCTTCACGTAGATATCCTTTCCATCCTCAAAAGCAGGATCTTAATGACAACAACAACTACAGGAATGTTACCAAGTGGGAAACTATTGTTAAGACTTCCTACCTGCACAGAGATCATATTCGATATTCCGAAGTACAccattttttataatgttttcaCACAGAATAAAAAGTtacctatatatatgtgtatatatataaccctATCTTTGGTGTTTGCTTCATATTTTGCAGGAACTGGTTGCTCATACATCTCTTCAATGAGTGAGCTTGAAGCTTCTCCGAGATGTACTTCCTCACAATCATCAGGTTTATTATAGATGCGTTTTCATCTTTGATTAGCAGTTGTTGTAAAGAAATCCTGTCATTGTGCAGCTGAGTTTTACCTAATAATAATCACTCATTTTGGCTTAACTGCTTAAGGCAGATAAACTCGATTTAAACCTTCATAAttcttgtttcaaaaaaaaaaacctcataATTCTCATGGAGCAAAATATTATAGCTTAGGACGCACGAAACAGATAAATAGGGGAAGGCTGAGAAAGAATTCCCATAAGCTCGTCTCTTGTGTTACAAGTTACAAGTATGTACAAAGATTACAT
It contains:
- the LOC108821884 gene encoding uncharacterized protein LOC108821884, with product MAERKLNLEAPLLSTRRMQKTSAVSVRRNKTFDFSHDFKTNDDSSSVPVLVPDMGLDHFTESASVPFTWEQAPGKLKGNDSTPQEEVFTPCPPPGKAIDRNLSSKTKQVDEEEEESEDVFSDARDTLSPKDSFSVNHSISGVSEYGATAEKKKTLNPCEDPQSRDFMLNRFLPAAKAMTMEQPHYALNRKPSSFMSEPTLQIRDLVPVEKRQNSKRYDECRVSPCYDHQDTDDKESEEEEDGEVSEYAYIPRRGCGMLPQLCFKESLSMMNTFKTKHKTTSHDGVKSSKVSQLRSRFQSVKQLAIDSVSKHKLSPVHPSMGKKFNSETNLTCPASSRSSSPYRHPRCMSPFRTTNATCFPDTRKETESLRANRLNKHIRSMSMSQELLYPNGSTENSPKSTSDHHSSIFPEESEKEPNTSSCRSPLAPPSPKKPSESWLWHNLPSQIPSRRYPFHPQKQDLNDNNNYRNVTKWETIVKTSYLHRDHIRYSEELVAHTSLQ